A DNA window from Trypanosoma brucei brucei TREU927 chromosome 11 chr11_scaffold01 genomic scaffold, whole genome shotgun sequence contains the following coding sequences:
- a CDS encoding aspartate aminotransferase mitochondrial: protein MGKPDPILGLGQDFRMDPAKRKVNLSIGVYRDDADQPFVLECVKQATLGTNMDYAPVTGIASFVEEAQKLCFGPTCAALRDGRIASCQTLGGTGALRIGGDLLNRFVANCNRIYGPDVGYPNHESIFAKAGMELTPYSYYDPATKGFNLAGMLECLDKAPEGSVILVHACAHNPTGVDPTHDDWRQVCDVIKRRNHIPFVDMAYQGFATGQLDYDAFVPRHLVDMVPNLIVAQSFSKNFGLYGHRCGALHISTASAEEAKRLVSQLALLIRPMYSNPPLYGAWVVSSILKDPQLTALWKKELKQMSSRIAEVRKRLVSELKACGSVHDWSHIERQVGMMAYTGLTREQVELLRSEYHIYMTLNGRAAVSGLNSTNVEYVSQAIHNVTK from the coding sequence ATGGGGAAACCGGATCCCATCCTCGGCCTCGGGCAGGATTTTCGTATGGATCCCGCCAAAAGGAAGGTGAATTTGTCTATTGGTGTGTACCGCGACGACGCCGACCAGCCTTTTGTGCTGGAATGTGTGAAACAAGCCACATTAGGCACCAACATGGACTACGCCCCAGTCACAGGAATTGCAAGTTTTGTAGAGGAGGCTCAAAAACTGTGTTTTGGCCCAACGTGTGCGGCGCTTCGGGATGGACGCATTGCAAGTTGCCAAACGCTTGGCGGCACAGGTGCGCTTCGGATTGGTGGTGACCTTCTCAATCGCTTTGTGGCCAATTGTAACCGCATTTACGGTCCTGACGTCGGTTATCCGAATCATGAGAGTATCTTTGCTAAGGCGGGGATGGAACTTACCCCATATTCGTACTATGATCCTGCCACAAAAGGTTTTAACCTTGCGGGTATGCTCGAGTGCCTAGACAAGGCGCCTGAGGGCTCTGTTATACTCGTTCATGCCTGCGCACACAATCCAACTGGCGTCGATCCAACACACGATGACTGGCGACAGGTGTGCGATGTGATAAAGAGGCGTAACCATATTCCGTTCGTAGACATGGCTTACCAAGGTTTTGCTACTGGTCAATTGGATTATGATGCCTTCGTGCCACGCCACCTGGTGGATATGGTGCCAAACCTGATTGTTGCGCAGAGTTTCTCCAAGAACTTTGGCCTGTACGGGCATCGCTGTGGTGCTCTTCACATCTCGACGGCGAGTGCTGAAGAGGCGAAGCGTTTGGTCTCACAATTGGCCCTACTGATTCGGCCCATGTATAGCAATCCGCCTCTTTATGGTGCCTGGGTCGTAAGTTCTATTCTAAAGGACCCGCAGCTGACTGCACTCTGGAAGAAGGAATTAAAGCAAATGTCATCTCGCATTGCTGAGGTGCGCAAGCGTTTGGTTTCAGAGCTGAAAGCATGCGGCTCCGTCCATGACTGGTCTCACATTGAGCGCCAAGTTGGTATGATGGCATACACAGGCCTAACAAGGGAGCAGGTGGAGTTACTGAGGAGCGAGTACCACATATACATGACGTTGAATGGTCGCGCTGCGGTGTCCGGACTtaacagcacaaatgttGAATATGTTTCCCAAGCTATTCACAACGTTACTAAATGA
- a CDS encoding hypothetical protein, conserved (GPI-Anchor Signal predicted for Tb11.02.2720 by DGPI v2.04, no cleavage site predicted), giving the protein MTSRSDAGVFHVRALLLGVLYVCGSLLFVTSMLSKTTTLTNVSSNTCPTVRGVDQIIVLLVDALRPDFVLPALSPHYLDGVECSTVSARGVDGNVNGDRRSTLTYMEENLKRVAHPSHGFFFLSDTPTITAQRIKAITTGTTPAFLEVGTNLNTDEVQIDNILLQLRRRSILLGDDTWLNLFPDHQGNASFWKHTHALPPYNVSDFDTNDATVIADLMPLLLSETAEQAPDDYARLIIGHLLAVDHVGHRHHASHPAMYKKLSDINEMLRNVTKRLREERQTSMRTLLVVFGDHGMTNSGDHGGDSEGERDSFMYAELFESSRDSVHAPVNSSDKFQRKNNLTEKRWEDNIDEDLSRLKACRDVAGVHPGKLSAVHQVDLTPTLALLLGVPIPFSNVGRVIPEMVALSNPDVNMSASEECNWKQLTSYFDEAGLYIKPEWKDSNLSLRRRIAQMSHFARSIRMEIRRDGAFIGSSLCMVTALSLLRNGDIQQVICGRSVLGIGTLFLLVLRLLAVFANSFIIKESVEVFCLLQLLLIAALFVAPTKGGGRHASFLIVILLVLLRVAVPLVSRERSHITHTAEATSHLEMWLAKQFPEFHYNSVGIILGAALFVFSAPTMPHRLMGIVLGTVAAVCYGQPLIHHIGPFVFFALTFFFRGMGPLRYTALVLWSSSLCNDNYVASASIAVSGVLLPVVLTATRHLPVVPQALMLHLYMWVSFFAQGNQCLLNTVDLNASFVGLPFNSVALGSVFVLSRLCNAFLFAPIAVMITYGTDRARGWRVCYLLLYITLAQSAVSSFNGYIQKSHLMFFPIFCPKFIFDFCIGMAACIGYALAALLA; this is encoded by the coding sequence ATGACCTCACGCTCTGATGCTGGTGTATTCCATGTCCGTGCCCTACTCCTCGGAGTCTTATACGTATGCGGATCATTGCTATTTGTAACATCGATGTTATCAAAGACAACAACTCTGACAAATGTTTCTAGCAATACTTGCCCAACTGTACGGGGTGTCGATCAAATCATTGTGCTTTTGGTTGACGCATTGAGGCCGGACTTCGTACTTCCTGCTCTGTCACCCCATTACCTCGATGGAGTGGAGTGCTCTACCGTTAGTGCCCGCGGTGTTGACGGTAACGTTAACGGCGACCGCCGTTCAACACTGACATACATGGAAGAAAACCTGAAGCGTGTCGCTCACCCCTCgcatggtttttttttcctttctgatACCCCAACCATAACGGCACAGCGGATCAAGGCGATCACCACAGGGACAACGCCAGCATTCCTCGAGGTAGGGACAAACCTCAATACCGATGAGGTCCAAATTGACAACATACTTCTGCAGTTACGAAGGCGGTCTATATTACTTGGAGATGATACATGGCTCAACTTATTCCCTGACCATCAGGGTAACGCATCTTTCTGGAAACACACTCACGCACTTCCACCATACAATGTCAGTGATTTTGACACTAACGATGCAACAGTAATTGCGGATTTGATGCCGCTGCTCCTTTCCGAAACGGCAGAGCAGGCGCCAGACGACTACGCACGACTTATTATTGGACACTTACTGGCTGTGGATCACGTTGGTCACCGTCACCATGCCAGCCATCCTGCTATGTACAAGAAACTCTCTGATATTAACGAAATGTTGCGAAACGTGACTAAGCGGCTGCGCGAAGAAAGGCAAACGTCAATGCGGACACTTCTTGTTGTGTTTGGTGATCATGGAATGACAAACAGTGGTGACCACGGCGGAGACTCCGAAGGGGAGAGAGACTCTTTTATGTATGCAGAGCTTTTCGAGAGTAGCAGAGACTCGGTGCATGCACCTGTAAACTCTTCGGACAAATTTCAACGGAAAAACAATTTAACTGAGAAGCGGTGGGAAGACAACATTGACGAAGATCTTTCGCGCTTGAAGGCGTGCCGTGATGTTGCGGGAGTTCATCCCGGAAAGTTGAGTGCTGTCCATCAGGTTGACCTCACCCCAACGCTTGCACTTCTTCTTGGTGTGCCCATTCCCTTCAGTAACGTTGGTCGTGTGATACCAGAGATGGTTGCGCTTTCAAATCCCGATGTCAATATGAGTGCATCCGAGGAATGCAACTGGAAGCAGTTAACTTCATATTTTGACGAGGCAGGTTTGTACATAAAGCCTGAGTGGAAGGATAGTAATCTTTCTTTGCGGAGACGTATTGCACAAATGAGTCACTTTGCACGGTCCATTCGCATGGAAATAAGGCGGGATGGGGCATTTATAGGATCATCTCTTTGCATGGTTACGGCGCTTTCCCTGTTGAGGAATGGGGACATACAACAAGTGATTTGTGGAAGGTCCGTTCTCGGGATTGGGACATTGTTTCTACTCGTTCTTAGATTACTTGCTGTATTTGCAAATAGTTTTATCATCAAAGAAAGCGTCGAGGTATTTTGTCTACTACAGCTACTGCTTATAGCTGCCTTGTTTGTTGCGCCAACGAAAGGCGGTGGGAGGCATGCGTCCTTCCTCATTGTCATTCTTCTTGTGTTGCTGCGGGTAGCTGTGCCGCTAGTGTCCCGTGAGCGTTCGCACATCACACACACGGCTGAAGCGACGTCGCACCTGGAGATGTGGTTGGCGAAACAGTTTCCCGAGTTTCATTACAATAGCGTTGGGATCATACTGGGAGCTGccctatttgttttttcggcACCTACAATGCCTCACCGTCTTATGGGAATCGTCCTTGGGACAGTAGCAGCAGTGTGTTATGGGCAGCCGCTGATTCATCACATTGGACCGTTTGTATTTTTCGCACTGACGTTCTTTTTTCGAGGCATGGGCCCGCTGCGATACACGGCGCTGGTTTTGTGGTCGAGCTCGCTTTGTAATGATAACTACGTTGCAAGCGCCTCAATAGCTGTTAGTGGTGTCCTTTTACCCGTTGTTCTCACCGCCACACGCCATTTGCCCGTGGTGCCGCAAGCTTTAATGCTTCATCTTTACATGTGGGTGTCCTTCTTTGCACAAGGTAATCAGTGCCTGTTGAACACCGTTGATCTCAATGCCTCATTTGTGGGCTTGCCCTTCAACAGTGTGGCTTTGGGatcagtttttgttttgtcaagGCTTTGCAATGCCTTTCTGTTTGCCCCCATTGCCGTGATGATTACTTACGGTACAGACCGTGCACGGGGCTGGCGCGTCTGTTACTTACTTCTTTATATAACCTTGGCGCAGAGTGCGGTGTCTAGTTTCAATGGATATATCCAGAAGTCGCATTTGATGTTCTTTCCAATCTTTTGTCCCAAATTTATTTTCGATTTTTGTATCGGTATGGCGGCTTGTATTGGCTACGCACTGGCTGCGTTACTGGCATGA
- a CDS encoding fumarate hydratase class I, putative has translation MLRRSSLWFAPKSAPPFKFVPLLPHLHHKDTEYTLVTKDYVSVVNPGAGLPEILKVEAAGLTLLASRAIGDVQHFLRPSHLASLRSIFEDPEASDNDRFVALQLIKNANIAAARILPGCQDTGTAIIAGYKGEQVFTNGDDEEALSRGVHHIYTTTNLRYSQNVPLTMYDEKNTGCNLPAQIDLYATKGCEYEFFFVAKGGGSANKAFLFQETKSVLNPKSLRNFLEEKISTIGTSACPPYHMAVVVGGTSAEMTMKAVKYASCKYLDELPTKPDESKGYTYRDLEMEQMVMDICRNIGMGAQFGGKYFAHDARVIRMPRHGASCPIGIGVSCSADRQALAKINKDGIWVEKLEMDPAKYLPEVTEDQLLKVPPVKIDLNMPMDKIRAELSRHPVKTRLSLTGTIIVARDIAHARMREMLENNKPLPDYIKNHPVYYAGPAKRPEALASGSFGPTTAGRMDPFVDLFQANGGSFVMLAKGNRSKRVTEACKKYGGFYLGSIGGPAALLAMDSIRKVEVLDMEELGMEAVWKIEVENFPAFIVVDDKGNDFFQQLR, from the coding sequence ATGTTACGACGGTCGTCCCTCTGGTTTGCACCCAAGTCGGCACCTCCCTTTAAGTTTGTCCCACTGTTGCCTCATCTTCACCACAAAGACACCGAGTACACATTGGTAACAAAAGATTACGTATCTGTTGTCAATCCCGGTGCCGGGTTACCGGAAATTCTAAAGGTGGAAGCGGCAGGATTAACATTGCTCGCCTCTCGTGCCATTGGCGATGTGCAACATTTCCTCCGCCCATCACACCTGGCGAGCTTAAGAAGCATTTTTGAGGATCCGGAAGCGAGTGACAATGACCGTTTTGTTGCGCTGCAGCTTATAAAGAATGCCAATATTGCAGCAGCTCGGATTCTCCCTGGTTGCCAAGACACGGGCACCGCAATTATTGCAGGTTACAAGGGGGAGCAGGTGTTTACCAACGGAGATGATGAGGAGGCGCTGAGCCGCGGTGTGCATCATATTTATACGACGACGAATTTGCGCTACAGTCAGAATGTTCCGCTTACCATGTACGACGAAAAGAACACCGGATGCAACCTTCCCGCACAGATAGATCTCTACGCAACAAAGGGATGTGAGTAcgaattcttttttgtggCTAAAGGCGGCGGGAGTGCGAACAAGGCATTTTTGTTCCAGGAAACAAAATCTGTTCTCAATCCCAAGTCGCTGCGCAATTTTCTGGAGGAAAAGATTTCGACGATTGGTACTTCCGCTTGTCCACCATATCATATGGCCGTCGTTGTGGGAGGAACCAGTGCTGAGATGACAATGAAGGCGGTGAAGTACGCTTCCTGCAAGTATCTGGATGAACTCCCAACGAAGCCTGATGAATCGAAGGGTTATACCTATCGCGATCTGGAAATGGAACAAATGGTTATGGATATTTGCCGCAATATTGGCATGGGCGCACAGTTTGGTGGGAAGTATTTTGCCCACGATGCACGCGTCATCCGCATGCCACGTCACGGTGCCAGCTGCCCCATCGGAATTGGCGTTAGCTGCAGTGCGGACCGCCAAGCACTTGCTAAAATTAACAAAGATGGCATTTGGGTCGAGAAACTTGAAATGGACCCAGCGAAGTATCTGCCAGAGGTAACGGAGGATCAATTACTTAAGGTGCCACCAGTGAAGATCGACTTGAACATGCCCATGGACAAAATACGTGCAGAGCTCTCGAGACACCCCGTGAAGACGCGCCTGTCTCTCACTGGAACCATCATCGTAGCCCGTGACATCGCGCATGCCCGTATGCGGGAAATGTTGGAGAACAATAAACCCCTTCCAGATTACATCAAGAACCACCCGGTATATTATGCCGGTCCTGCCAAGCGACCAGAGGCGTTGGCATCCGGTTCCTTTGGGCCAACCACAGCGGGCCGTATGGACCCGTTTGTGGATCTCTTCCAGGCAAATGGCGGGTCTTTCGTCATGTTGGCTAAAGGCAACCGTAGCAAACGTGTGACTGAGGCATGTAAGAAGTACGGTGGGTTTTACCTTGGAAGTATTGGGGGACCTGCCGCGTTGCTAGCAATGGATTCCATTCGCAAAGTGGAAGTACTTGACATGGAGGAACTGGGAATGGAGGCGGTATGGAAGATTGAAGTTGAGAACTTTCCCGCATTTATTGTTGTGGACGATAAGGGTAATGACTTCTTCCAACAGCTCAGGTAG